From Streptomyces griseorubiginosus, one genomic window encodes:
- the iolD gene encoding 3D-(3,5/4)-trihydroxycyclohexane-1,2-dione acylhydrolase (decyclizing), translating to MSTTTRLTVAQALVRFLSVQYTERDGVRHRLIAGTWGIFGHGNVAGVGQALLEAGEDAMPFHQGRNEQAMVHAAVGHARQLNRLSAQAVTTSIGPGATNLVTGAALATINRLPVLLLPGDYFATRPADPLLQQLEHPTEADVSVNDTLRPVSRFFDRIHRPEALIPSALQAMRVLSDPAETGAVTLALPQDVQAEAYDWPEEFFAERVWRVRRPAPDPVELAEAVRAIRAAHRPVIVAGGGVHHSEAEEALKALVDATGIPVTSTQAGKGSLRHGHPADLGGIGHTGTAVADDLARSADLVIGVGTRYSDFTTASGTLFQNPGVRFLNLNITAFDAHKLAARTVVCDARAGLEALASALAGHRVEASYEAEYGTGKQRWEQVVARAFEAADENAVPTQTQLLGALDAVVGDEDVVINAAGSLPGDLHKLWRARSARQYHLEYGYSCMGYEIPAAIGVQQATPDTPVWALVGDGTYLMMPTELVTAVQEGLPINLVLIQNHGYASIGGLSETVGGERFGTAYRYRTADGTFSGAPLPVDLAANAASLGMDVLRAKTVRELREALAAARASDRPTCVYVETDPANPAAPPTEAWWDVPVAQTASREAAVAARTEYDRRTAARRTHL from the coding sequence ATGAGCACCACCACCCGCCTGACCGTCGCCCAAGCCCTGGTGCGGTTCCTGTCCGTCCAGTACACGGAGCGGGACGGCGTACGGCACCGGCTGATCGCCGGGACCTGGGGCATCTTCGGCCACGGCAACGTGGCGGGCGTCGGCCAGGCCCTCCTGGAGGCGGGCGAGGACGCGATGCCGTTCCACCAGGGCCGCAACGAGCAGGCCATGGTCCACGCGGCCGTCGGCCACGCCCGCCAGCTGAACCGGCTGTCCGCCCAGGCGGTCACCACCTCGATCGGCCCGGGCGCCACGAACCTGGTCACCGGCGCCGCCCTGGCCACCATCAACCGCCTCCCGGTGCTGCTCCTGCCGGGCGACTACTTCGCCACCCGCCCCGCCGACCCGCTGCTCCAGCAGCTGGAGCACCCCACCGAGGCGGACGTGTCGGTGAACGACACCCTGCGCCCGGTGTCCCGCTTCTTCGACCGCATCCACCGCCCCGAGGCCCTCATCCCGTCCGCCCTCCAGGCCATGCGCGTCCTGTCGGACCCGGCCGAGACCGGCGCGGTCACCCTCGCCCTCCCCCAGGACGTGCAGGCGGAGGCGTACGACTGGCCCGAGGAGTTCTTCGCCGAGCGGGTGTGGCGGGTACGGCGTCCCGCGCCCGACCCGGTGGAGCTGGCGGAGGCGGTGCGGGCGATCCGCGCGGCCCACCGACCGGTGATCGTGGCGGGCGGCGGGGTCCACCACAGCGAGGCCGAGGAGGCCCTGAAGGCCCTCGTGGACGCCACCGGCATCCCCGTCACGTCCACCCAGGCGGGCAAGGGCTCGCTGCGCCACGGCCACCCCGCCGACCTGGGCGGCATCGGCCACACCGGCACAGCCGTCGCCGACGACCTCGCGCGCAGCGCGGACCTGGTCATCGGCGTCGGCACCCGGTACTCCGACTTCACCACCGCCTCCGGCACCCTCTTCCAGAACCCGGGCGTGCGCTTCCTCAACCTCAACATCACCGCCTTCGACGCCCACAAGCTGGCCGCGCGGACGGTCGTGTGCGATGCGCGGGCAGGTCTGGAGGCACTGGCGTCGGCACTGGCCGGCCACCGGGTGGAGGCGTCCTACGAGGCCGAGTACGGCACCGGCAAGCAGCGCTGGGAGCAGGTCGTGGCGCGGGCCTTCGAGGCCGCCGACGAGAACGCCGTACCGACCCAGACCCAGCTGCTCGGCGCGCTGGACGCGGTCGTCGGCGACGAGGACGTGGTGATCAACGCGGCCGGTTCGCTCCCCGGCGACCTGCACAAGCTGTGGCGGGCCCGCAGCGCGCGCCAGTACCACCTGGAGTACGGCTACTCCTGCATGGGCTACGAGATCCCGGCGGCCATCGGCGTCCAGCAGGCCACCCCGGACACGCCGGTGTGGGCGCTGGTCGGCGACGGCACCTACCTGATGATGCCGACCGAGCTGGTCACCGCCGTCCAGGAGGGCCTGCCGATCAACCTGGTCCTCATCCAGAACCACGGGTACGCCTCCATCGGCGGCCTCTCCGAGACCGTGGGCGGCGAGCGCTTCGGCACGGCCTACCGCTACCGGACCGCGGACGGCACCTTCAGCGGGGCCCCGCTCCCGGTCGACCTGGCGGCCAACGCGGCGAGCCTCGGCATGGACGTGCTGCGCGCCAAGACCGTACGGGAGCTGCGCGAGGCCCTGGCCGCGGCCCGCGCCTCGGACCGCCCGACCTGCGTCTACGTCGAGACGGACCCCGCGAACCCGGCCGCTCCCCCGACGGAGGCCTGGTGGGACGTGCCAGTGGCTCAGACGGCCTCGCGCGAGGCCGCGGTGGCGGCGCGGACGGAGTACGACCGCCGGACGGCCGCCCGCCGCACCCACCTCTGA
- a CDS encoding GntR family transcriptional regulator, with amino-acid sequence MAKLRDTSRAATAPALDCLDFALDRGSPVPLYYQLARQLEEAIEHGVLAPGNLLGNEIDLSIRLGLSRPTVRQAIQTLVEKGLLVRRRGVGTQVVHSQVKRPLELSSLYDDLEAAGQGPATRVVRNETVPASADVGAALSLPEGSEVMLLERLRLTHGQPVALLCNYLPAGLLPLDSDRLESTGLYRMLRTAGITLHSARQTIGARRATPEEAACLDEQEGTAVLTMQRTAYDDTGRAVEYGTHIYRASRYAFDFQLLVRP; translated from the coding sequence ATGGCGAAGCTCCGCGACACCTCACGGGCCGCGACCGCGCCCGCGCTCGACTGCCTGGACTTCGCCCTGGACCGGGGCAGTCCGGTGCCGCTGTACTACCAGCTCGCCCGGCAGCTGGAGGAGGCGATCGAGCACGGCGTACTCGCCCCGGGCAACCTCCTGGGCAACGAGATCGACCTCTCGATCCGCCTCGGCCTGTCCCGCCCGACCGTCCGCCAGGCCATCCAGACCCTGGTGGAGAAGGGCCTGCTGGTCCGCCGGCGCGGGGTGGGCACGCAGGTGGTGCACAGCCAGGTCAAGCGCCCCCTGGAGCTCAGCAGCCTCTACGACGACCTGGAGGCGGCCGGGCAGGGTCCGGCCACGCGGGTGGTCCGCAACGAGACGGTGCCGGCGTCCGCCGACGTGGGCGCCGCGCTGTCCCTGCCGGAGGGCAGCGAGGTGATGCTGCTGGAGCGGCTGCGCCTGACCCACGGCCAGCCGGTGGCACTGCTGTGCAACTACCTCCCCGCCGGGCTGCTCCCGCTGGACAGCGACCGCCTCGAGAGCACCGGCCTCTACCGCATGCTCCGCACCGCCGGCATCACCCTGCACAGCGCCCGCCAGACCATCGGCGCCCGCCGCGCCACCCCGGAGGAGGCCGCCTGCCTCGACGAACAGGAGGGCACGGCAGTCCTGACCATGCAGCGCACGGCCTACGACGACACCGGCCGCGCGGTCGAGTACGGCACCCACATCTACCGGGCCTCGCGGTACGCGTTCGACTTCCAGCTGCTGGTCAGGCCCTGA
- a CDS encoding glycoside hydrolase family 15 protein codes for MSAPIEDYALVGDQETAAMVGRDGSVDWLCLPRFDSPACLAALLGTEDNGFWRVAPVGGGRCTRRAYRPGTLVLDSLWDTPGGQARVTDFMPPRTRLPSLVRVVEGLSGTVTVRSALRLRFHQGRVVPWVRDLGHCTVAVAGPDAVWLGADGPVRAVPGADTVDWDVTLPAGHRLALTLVWAPSHRPEPPAPLPVPVETVLKETVDHWHRWVARCRYQGPWRDAVVRSLVTLKALTYAPTGGIVAAATTSLPGSIGGERNWDHRFCWLRDSTLALSCLLRCGYRDEARAWLDWLVRAVAGDPADLQTVYGVGGQRLLAETEAPWLPGYAGSRPVRFGNSTAHQSQLDVYGEVLDTLWLSLRAGVPIPGHVWTLVEAFMEHLRRHWREPDHGLWQMPGPGRRFVHSKVMAWVAADRALRMGEALGRNDSAARWRTLRDDVHREVCREGWDPGRRSFVQCYGSSALDASALLIPRLGFLPATDGRVRDTVRAMRSLEHGGFLRRYGEGRTGEGGQDLDGLSGTEGTFVACSLWYADALAATGQPERARELFERVLAVRNDVGLLAEQWDPDAGRQLGNTPQASSHIALVETAFALTSALRA; via the coding sequence ATGAGCGCACCCATCGAGGACTACGCCCTCGTCGGCGACCAGGAGACCGCCGCCATGGTCGGCAGGGACGGCTCCGTCGACTGGCTGTGTCTGCCCCGTTTCGACTCCCCGGCCTGTCTGGCCGCCCTGCTGGGCACCGAGGACAACGGCTTCTGGCGGGTCGCACCGGTGGGCGGCGGCCGCTGCACACGCCGTGCGTACCGGCCCGGCACGCTGGTCCTGGACTCCCTGTGGGACACACCGGGCGGCCAGGCGCGGGTCACCGACTTCATGCCGCCCCGCACCCGGCTGCCGAGCCTGGTGCGGGTGGTCGAGGGCCTGTCGGGCACCGTGACCGTGCGCAGCGCGCTGCGCCTGCGGTTCCACCAGGGTCGGGTCGTGCCGTGGGTGCGGGACCTCGGCCACTGCACCGTCGCGGTCGCCGGGCCGGACGCCGTCTGGCTCGGCGCGGACGGACCGGTCCGGGCGGTCCCCGGCGCGGACACCGTCGACTGGGACGTCACCCTGCCGGCCGGCCACCGGCTGGCGCTGACGCTGGTCTGGGCCCCCTCGCACCGGCCCGAGCCGCCCGCGCCGCTGCCCGTCCCCGTGGAGACCGTGCTCAAGGAGACCGTCGACCACTGGCATCGCTGGGTCGCCCGCTGCCGCTACCAGGGCCCGTGGCGGGACGCCGTGGTGCGGTCCCTCGTCACCCTCAAGGCACTCACCTACGCGCCCACCGGCGGCATCGTCGCGGCCGCGACCACCTCGCTGCCCGGCAGCATCGGCGGGGAGCGCAACTGGGACCACCGGTTCTGCTGGCTGCGCGACTCCACCCTCGCCCTGTCCTGCCTCCTGCGCTGCGGATACCGCGACGAGGCCAGGGCCTGGCTGGACTGGCTGGTGCGGGCCGTCGCGGGCGACCCCGCCGACCTCCAGACCGTCTACGGCGTCGGCGGCCAGCGGCTCCTGGCCGAGACGGAGGCCCCCTGGCTGCCCGGCTACGCCGGCTCGCGCCCCGTCCGGTTCGGCAACTCCACGGCACACCAGTCCCAACTCGACGTCTACGGCGAGGTCCTCGACACACTGTGGCTGTCCCTGCGGGCGGGTGTCCCGATACCCGGCCATGTGTGGACCCTCGTCGAGGCGTTCATGGAGCATCTGCGACGGCACTGGCGCGAGCCGGACCACGGCCTGTGGCAGATGCCCGGCCCCGGGCGGCGGTTCGTGCACTCCAAGGTCATGGCGTGGGTGGCCGCCGACCGGGCCCTGCGCATGGGGGAGGCGCTGGGCAGGAACGACTCCGCGGCCCGCTGGCGGACGCTGCGCGACGACGTCCACCGAGAGGTCTGCCGGGAGGGCTGGGACCCCGGGCGGCGGTCCTTCGTGCAGTGCTACGGCTCGTCGGCGCTCGACGCGTCGGCGTTGCTGATCCCACGGCTCGGCTTCCTGCCCGCCACCGACGGGCGGGTGCGCGACACCGTCCGCGCGATGCGGAGCCTGGAGCACGGCGGGTTCCTGCGCCGCTACGGCGAGGGCCGCACCGGGGAGGGCGGGCAGGACCTCGACGGCCTGAGCGGCACCGAGGGCACCTTCGTCGCGTGCTCCCTCTGGTACGCCGACGCGCTCGCCGCCACCGGGCAGCCGGAGCGCGCCCGGGAGCTGTTCGAACGGGTCCTGGCGGTACGCAACGACGTCGGCCTGCTGGCGGAGCAGTGGGACCCGGACGCCGGACGGCAGCTGGGCAACACCCCGCAGGCGTCCAGCCACATCGCGCTCGTCGAGACGGCCTTCGCCCTCACGTCGGCGCTCAGGGCCTGA
- a CDS encoding dTDP-glucose 4,6-dehydratase produces MTVTRILVTGGAGFVGSHYVRALLGPGGPSDVAVTVLDALTHAGDPADLDDLRGTDHFAFVRGDICDLDLVDELLTAHDQVVHFAAETHVDRPGREAEACVRTDVLGTQTLVDAALRHAPKRFVHISSDEVYGSIRAGSWSETAPLRPNSPRAAAKAASDLIALAWHRTHGLDVRVARGSTTYGPRQFPERLVPRFICLLLEGRPVLLHGGGQDVRDWLHVDDHVRAIELVRTLGRPGEVYNIGGGHERSVRDLTALLLNACGADWRRVGFVADHTVHDRRYSVDCTKIHDELGFDPRKDLSTGLAETVEWYRTHRSWWEPLLRRAERGEGRGRVRLRS; encoded by the coding sequence ATGACCGTTACCCGGATCCTGGTCACCGGCGGAGCCGGGTTCGTCGGCTCGCACTACGTCCGTGCGCTGCTCGGGCCGGGCGGGCCGTCGGACGTGGCGGTGACCGTCCTGGACGCGCTCACGCACGCCGGCGATCCGGCCGACCTCGACGACCTGCGCGGTACGGACCACTTCGCCTTCGTCCGGGGCGACATCTGCGACCTCGACCTCGTCGACGAACTGCTCACCGCACACGACCAGGTCGTGCACTTCGCCGCCGAGACCCACGTCGACCGGCCCGGCCGGGAGGCCGAGGCCTGTGTCCGCACCGACGTGCTCGGCACCCAGACCCTCGTCGACGCCGCCCTGCGGCACGCGCCGAAGCGGTTCGTGCACATCTCCTCCGACGAGGTGTACGGCTCGATCCGCGCCGGATCCTGGTCGGAGACCGCCCCGCTGCGGCCCAACTCCCCCCGCGCCGCCGCCAAGGCCGCGTCCGACCTGATCGCGCTGGCCTGGCACCGCACCCACGGCCTCGACGTCCGCGTCGCCCGCGGCTCCACGACCTACGGCCCCCGGCAGTTCCCCGAGCGGCTCGTCCCCCGGTTCATCTGCCTGCTGCTCGAGGGCAGACCAGTGCTCCTGCACGGCGGCGGACAGGACGTCCGTGACTGGCTCCACGTCGACGACCACGTCCGCGCTATCGAACTCGTCCGCACCCTCGGCCGCCCCGGCGAGGTCTACAACATCGGCGGCGGCCACGAACGATCCGTACGCGACCTGACCGCACTGCTGCTGAATGCGTGCGGCGCCGACTGGAGGAGGGTCGGATTCGTGGCCGACCACACGGTCCACGACCGCCGCTACTCGGTCGACTGCACCAAGATCCATGACGAGCTCGGCTTCGATCCGCGCAAGGACCTCTCCACCGGTCTCGCGGAGACCGTCGAGTGGTACCGGACCCACCGGTCCTGGTGGGAGCCGCTGCTGCGCAGGGCCGAACGGGGGGAGGGGAGGGGAAGGGTTCGTCTGAGGTCATGA
- a CDS encoding UDP-glucose/GDP-mannose dehydrogenase family protein — MRLTVIGTGYVGAVHAACMADIGHEVLGVDVDPERVAALTCGRPPFFEPGLAGMLKRAVDRGRLRFTTSTAEAARFAATHFVCVGTPPLPGSGAADLRYVEGAVDELTACLSGNRLDGREGRVLVVGKSTVPVGTAQRLAERLGTVADVAWNPEFLREGRAVQDALRPERIVAGVPTAYAEERLREVYAPLTRLGVPFIATDLATAELVKLASNSFLATKVSFINAMAEICDATGADVLTLAGAMGVDPRIGPGFLVPGLGFGGSCLPKDIRAFVDCAEELGLGASVAFLREVDAINTRQRLRTVELAERLAGGSLAGRRVAVLGAAFKPGSDDVRDSPALAVAEAVRRRGARVCVHDPEAADHARAAHPALPFAPDVTKTCDQADVVLHLTDWPQYRDLDPAVLASVVRTPVIIDARHTLDPQAWHAAGWTLHAPGRPRLPDTNKAEAP, encoded by the coding sequence ATGCGCCTCACCGTCATCGGCACCGGATACGTAGGAGCCGTGCACGCCGCCTGCATGGCGGACATCGGGCACGAGGTCCTCGGCGTCGACGTCGACCCGGAGCGGGTCGCGGCGCTCACCTGCGGCCGACCGCCGTTCTTCGAGCCCGGGCTCGCCGGGATGCTCAAACGCGCCGTGGACCGGGGCCGGCTGCGGTTCACCACCTCGACAGCCGAAGCCGCCCGGTTCGCCGCCACCCACTTCGTCTGCGTCGGCACACCGCCCCTGCCCGGGTCGGGCGCCGCCGACCTGCGGTACGTCGAGGGCGCCGTGGACGAGCTGACCGCGTGCCTCTCCGGGAACCGGCTCGACGGTCGGGAGGGGCGGGTGCTCGTCGTCGGCAAGTCCACCGTGCCGGTCGGGACGGCACAGCGCCTGGCGGAACGGCTCGGCACCGTCGCCGACGTCGCCTGGAACCCGGAGTTCCTGCGCGAGGGCCGCGCCGTCCAGGACGCCCTGCGGCCGGAGCGCATCGTGGCGGGCGTCCCCACCGCGTACGCCGAGGAGCGGCTGCGGGAGGTCTACGCGCCCTTGACCCGGCTGGGCGTGCCCTTCATCGCCACCGACCTGGCCACCGCCGAACTGGTCAAGCTCGCCTCCAACTCCTTCCTCGCCACCAAGGTGTCCTTCATCAACGCCATGGCGGAGATCTGCGACGCCACCGGCGCGGACGTGCTGACGCTGGCCGGGGCGATGGGGGTCGACCCCCGTATCGGGCCGGGCTTCCTCGTGCCCGGTCTGGGGTTCGGCGGCAGCTGCCTGCCCAAGGACATCCGGGCCTTCGTCGACTGCGCCGAGGAACTGGGGCTCGGGGCGTCGGTGGCCTTCCTGCGCGAGGTCGACGCCATCAACACACGGCAGCGGCTTCGGACGGTCGAGCTCGCGGAGCGCCTGGCCGGCGGGTCCTTGGCGGGGCGCCGGGTCGCCGTCCTCGGGGCCGCCTTCAAACCCGGCAGCGACGACGTCCGGGACTCGCCCGCGCTGGCCGTCGCCGAGGCCGTACGCCGGCGGGGCGCCCGGGTGTGCGTCCACGACCCCGAGGCGGCCGACCACGCGCGTGCCGCCCATCCGGCGCTCCCGTTCGCACCGGACGTGACCAAGACGTGCGACCAGGCGGACGTGGTGCTGCACCTCACCGACTGGCCCCAGTACCGGGACCTCGACCCCGCGGTGCTGGCCTCGGTCGTGCGCACCCCGGTGATCATCGACGCCCGCCACACCCTCGACCCCCAGGCCTGGCACGCAGCGGGCTGGACCCTGCACGCCCCCGGCCGCCCCCGACTGCCCGACACGAACAAGGCGGAAGCACCATGA
- a CDS encoding glycosyltransferase: MRHGTLVPGSGRRIGDADWPGTPPQVASAAELPPPPTVSRIKVLHVITRLEAGAGGNTLLSALGMDPARYEVWIAGVPGGELWDRARAGGVRTVEIPGFRHTLTPVDLVVLWRLTRLVRDERFTVVHTHSAKGGFLGRLAARLCHTPVVVHTFHGVSFHPYQSRSRRLLYRRLERVTRRFTHRFLAVAPRVAEQAVEERLAPPGAVRVVPSAVELAHIPERFDPVARRVLGAPQATPLVGTVGRLDRQKAPLDFVRMAAALRAERPDTAFVMIGDGPLEGAVRRLAAELGVELTLTGHRTDAAWLVAGLDVFVITSLYEGLGRALTEALATARPVVATAVNGVPDLVEHGATGLLVPPADPERAARAVRWLFDHPRQAADMGRQGRRRARRGFTPEAMCAGIDACYRELLGLPPPGPAPGP; this comes from the coding sequence ATGCGGCACGGGACGCTCGTCCCCGGCTCGGGACGTCGGATCGGCGACGCCGACTGGCCGGGCACGCCCCCGCAGGTCGCCTCGGCGGCCGAGCTGCCGCCCCCGCCGACGGTCTCCCGCATCAAGGTCCTCCACGTCATCACCCGCCTCGAGGCCGGGGCCGGCGGCAACACCCTGCTGTCGGCCCTCGGCATGGACCCCGCCCGCTACGAGGTCTGGATCGCCGGAGTTCCCGGGGGCGAGCTCTGGGACCGGGCCCGGGCCGGCGGGGTGCGCACGGTCGAGATCCCCGGCTTCCGGCACACGCTGACCCCCGTGGACCTGGTGGTGCTGTGGCGGCTGACGCGCCTGGTCAGGGACGAGCGGTTCACCGTCGTGCACACCCACTCCGCCAAGGGCGGCTTCCTCGGCCGCCTCGCGGCCCGGCTGTGCCACACACCGGTGGTCGTGCACACCTTCCACGGGGTGAGCTTCCACCCGTACCAGTCCCGCTCCCGACGGCTGCTCTACCGCCGCCTGGAACGCGTCACGCGGCGCTTCACCCACCGCTTCCTCGCCGTCGCGCCCCGCGTGGCCGAACAGGCGGTCGAGGAGCGCCTCGCCCCACCGGGGGCGGTCCGTGTCGTGCCGTCCGCGGTCGAACTGGCCCACATTCCCGAACGGTTCGATCCGGTCGCCCGACGCGTGCTCGGGGCGCCGCAAGCGACACCCCTCGTCGGCACCGTGGGCCGGCTCGACCGTCAGAAGGCCCCTCTGGACTTCGTCCGCATGGCGGCCGCACTGCGCGCCGAGCGCCCGGACACCGCCTTCGTGATGATCGGCGACGGGCCGCTGGAAGGGGCGGTCAGGCGGCTGGCCGCGGAGCTGGGCGTCGAGCTGACCCTCACCGGGCACCGGACGGACGCCGCCTGGCTGGTGGCCGGGCTGGACGTCTTCGTGATCACGTCCCTCTACGAGGGTCTCGGCCGGGCGCTCACCGAGGCCCTCGCGACCGCCCGCCCGGTGGTCGCCACGGCCGTGAACGGCGTACCGGACCTGGTGGAGCACGGTGCCACCGGGCTGCTCGTCCCGCCGGCCGACCCGGAGCGGGCGGCGCGGGCCGTCCGCTGGCTGTTCGACCACCCGCGGCAGGCCGCCGACATGGGCCGTCAGGGCCGCCGCCGGGCCCGCCGGGGCTTCACCCCCGAGGCCATGTGCGCCGGTATCGACGCCTGCTACCGCGAGCTCCTCGGCCTCCCGCCGCCCGGTCCGGCCCCCGGCCCCTGA